Within Diabrotica virgifera virgifera chromosome 7, PGI_DIABVI_V3a, the genomic segment TTGATTTGTTATCATTTGTCCATTTTGATCATAGTAAACCATTTGGTTTGGTTGTATTCCATTATCATTATTACTCATTTTGTTCCTGAggtcaccctgtatatggttcTACTCGTATTTCCATTTTTAATATTaggattaaattaaattatgattaaataattatgtgatctatttgatttaaaatggattcagcatttttttatactttggcaactatgttgactcagatctctggcgtagataatgacgtgcaacggtaagtaaattagacggactgtctATTTcgacttagatctctggcgtagataatgacgtgcaacggtaagtaaattagccGGACTGTATATAAGTCATGCTACCATAAATAACAAAATAGGATCttcccgtagcgcaaatacgtccgagttcgcgcatcgcatgacgtaactggagaccggaatcTAGGaattatagtccaggctgtatcgtcgcccccgttaggtaacatattccgattcgattttgttGCAAAAACTCccttaaaaacttaaaaaacttccttataacaaatacacagagtTCCGGGAGGTGCGCGgtggaaaattgtttaaacaatttttttaagcaaattcaaaaaatcaattttttttagattctttgggtcattatagGCCAAAAAGGTCTctagtaatttttctctaaaattgactgttgttgagttatactcgatctaaaatttgaaaaacgcgaaaatagccattttcaaggcttaataactcggttaaaaaaaattattatgaaagtcaaaaagtgactgaATCAAAGTTGAAAGTCCCCTCTACATGACCCTGaagaaattttgtcattattttattaatgaGCTGTTATTTTTACTTGTTAACCATGAGCGATTAAGTGAGGCGGCCGACAATGTGAGTgcaagtgagatgcaccattagaTGGCcagaatggtgcatctctttcgcacacTCTATATATATgcagttagcgctcattgttaataattaaaaataacagcttagtaataaaataacgacaaaatttcttcaggatcctCTCTCTAGGGTGaactttaaacttttatttagtcactttctaactttcatagtaATATTTTTTAACCGAGTTGTTACGCCttgaaaatggcgattttcacgTTTTTCAAataatcgcgtataactcaacaaaaataaattttagagaaaaatcacaagagaccttttttgcttacccaaaaaatctaagaaaattgaacgaattgaaaaaattaattttttgaatttgtttaaaaaaattgtttaaacgagcttcataatgataattaaatgcaagttgtataaacgattttttctatgatcattcacaacaaaaaatatttctattcaaatttattaattttataacgcaaacaaattaagtagtttgtcatattgtttatatattgacACAGACATTACATATTACCTGAATGCTTACCTCTTAAAATAATATGTTTTCTTATTGGTTCTTTATCATCATCTATATGAGCAAATAGTGTAGGAACAGCATCAGACATAATATGTTTTCGCTTTTTTCCCGTTCCTACAAAACAGGGCTCTGCAAAATGCTTTTCGCATAGCTTGAAGTTTTTGGACAGTGCTTCACAAGATTTATCCAGTAAATCTTCCCTATTACAGGCTCGCAACCACATTTCTATCCTGAAAATATTTCATCATGTAGGTATTGTTTTTTATGGCGTAGACTGgatgtcaattagccagtcacaactttttctTAAATCATGTTCATATATACAGAAAGCAATGAGATCCTCAGAGTTCCAATACTGTTGTGAATATTGTTTAATAAGTATTTAATAttacaacgtagaatgaagta encodes:
- the LOC114328728 gene encoding 52 kDa repressor of the inhibitor of the protein kinase-like isoform X1, which encodes MASRGGTKCAYFNCSSKTGQGISLFCFPKDQQRIEMWLRACNREDLLDKSCEALSKNFKLCEKHFAEPCFVGTGKKRKHIMSDAVPTLFAHIDDDKEPIRKHIILRGKHSGNM